A DNA window from Drosophila virilis strain 15010-1051.87 chromosome 4, Dvir_AGI_RSII-ME, whole genome shotgun sequence contains the following coding sequences:
- the LOC6634274 gene encoding putative mediator of RNA polymerase II transcription subunit 26 isoform X8, protein MATSTLTATTSPSPAAGMKNPQLKRVVYSKYRELLGSYNDKANAIIETLPAYMVREDRGFQLELPLPHANANGHDKSSVDTYGQRGGGAAGGGGFEAPACVQNAMMTKDKKPFTYTPGGIDLSQIRSERMAKRLARNAQAEGAATGAAQQNRPSPQSPGSGGSAASSMGAAAMGMPFQVLPPPPPPQPQSQTGKNGNQVAAAAPPPPPPQQSTLAPPAGRGSAPGSPAAARKSPTPQRFEPPPLGFRPEIKIPPNPMAALRKVPPPVEKNTFWKDEYCKERSKSPLPESNQNGNDDYSNSNNNSNSNNISQDAVDGYKPTGNSYNNSNGNNSYSPYTPSSQQQPQSPSPKTPPLQQQLQQPTPPATPPQQQQQQQQQQPRQEFRSVAMPQSPAVNVYTRQTDSPRSPFELQQQQQRATESPFRFAQQQQQQQQPQQQQQSRPATAIYPLVQQQQSRPSPAISPLAQQQQQQQQTVPWRTQRPQPAAQQQQQPQQQQPTHSQPIYNNVQQQQQQQQQQQQQQRSRDVFSPARTEQQQQNFGTQQSPYQGAKPTNVGSLYIAPLAQPTEPQAQRLLLQQQQQLSGARDSPMRQVPQQQQQAQQQVGGQPLRWLSSQPAAKEQAPWARPEENGNVVPSTLRQSTAPSTATQAQPATFYQPQLVQSNGHGTASSPGPAAQQNFGSTAQQSGLRLQINSNNVNQSGPKERIIPITLEQTPTYAAAQPNFGGYNNYPASGPSAQVQRVVSPTQHHLHQQQQQQQFVSSNNISNNSTRIIPIAIEGGRGGPVSQSPVVLQNDPRSPPIQSKSFRILQKITDTVDDVSSDPRQESPHLPQQPHLEVELPQLQRPQFARQMSAQQARNSPTIEQMRRLQIAQDQQSGTPPAWCPQGNGASAQNRFTSQRSPYDSAQQQQQQYVPPSEQQAPEPKKYTGSAIPSRSFKILQAMTTPENAGPGQSDL, encoded by the exons ATGGCCACCTCCACGCTAACGGCTACAACGTCTCCGAGTCCAGCTGCCGGCATGAAGAATCCGCAGCTGAAGCGCGTCGTCTATTCCAAGTATCGGGAGCTTCTGGGCTCGTACAATGATAAGGCCAATGCCATCATCGAGACGCTGCCCGCTTATATGGTACGAGAGGATCGCGGTTTTCAACtagagctgccgctgccacatGCCAATGCGAATGGCCATGACAAAAGCTCTGTGGATAC CTATGGACAACGAGGCGGGGGCGCCGCTGGAGGCGGTGGCTTTGAGGCACCCGCTTGTGTGCAAAACGCGATGATGACAAAAGACAAGAAGCCCTTCACCTATACGCCCGGCGGCATAGATCTCTCGCAAATCCGTTCGGAGCGCATGGCCAAGCGGCTGGCGCGCAATGCGCAAGCCGAGGGCGCCGCCACCGGTGCCGCCCAACAAAACAGACCCTCACCACAGTCGCCGGGCTCTGGTGGCAGCGCCGCCAGTTCTATGGGTGCCGCAGCCATGGGCATGCCGTTTCAggtgctgccgccgccaccgccaccgcagCCGCAGTCACAGACGGGTAAGAACGGTAACcaagttgcagcagcagcaccccCACCGCCACCCCCACAACAAAGTACATTAGCACCACCAGCGGGTCGAGGCAGTGCGCCCGGTTCGCCGGCTGCGGCGCGCAAGTCCCCAACTCCGCAACGTTTCGAGCCGCCGCCGCTAGGATTCCGGCCGGAGATCAAAATACCGCCCAACCCGATGGCGGCGCTGCGCAAGGTGCCGCCGCCGGTGGAGAAGAACACATTCTGGAAAGATGAATATTGCAAGGAGCGCTCCAAGAGCCCCCTGCCCGAGTCAAACCAGAACGGAAATGACgactacagcaacagcaacaacaacagcaacagcaacaacattagcCAAGATGCCGTTGATG GGTACAAACCAACtggcaacagctacaacaacagtaacggcaacaacagctacagccCATACACACCATCaagtcagcagcagccacaatcGCCCTCACCCAAAACACCGccgctgcagcaacagctgcaacagccaACGCCACCGGCAACAcccccacaacaacaacaacaacagcaacagcaacagccgcgTCAGGAGTTTCGCAGTGTGGCCATGCCACAGTCACCGGCTGTTAATGTCTATACGCGTCAAACGGACAGTCCGCGCTCGCCTTTCgagttgcaacagcagcagcagcgcgccACAGAGAGTCCCTTCCGCtttgcacagcagcaacagcaacaacagcaaccacaacagcagcaacagtcgcgTCCAGCCACGGCAATCTATCCGCTggtgcaacaacagcagtcaCGTCCATCGCCAGCTATTTCTCCACtggctcagcagcagcaacaacaacagcaaactgTTCCCTGGCGTACACAACGCCCCCAGCCcgctgcacaacaacaacagcaaccacagcagcagcagccaacgcATTCGCAGCCCATTTACAACAatgtgcaacagcaacagcaacaacaacaacaacagcagcaacagcaacgatcTCGCGATGTCTTCAGCCCCGCCCGAacggagcaacagcaacaaaacttTGGCACTCAGCAATCGCCATATCAAGGAGCTAAGCCG ACCAACGTTGGCTCGCTTTACATAGCTCCACTAGCGCAGCCCACGGAGCCGCAAGCACAGCGCCTcttgctgcagcaacagcagcagctgtcggGAGCTCGTGACTCGCCCATGCGGCAagtgccacagcagcagcagcaggcacagcaACAGGTTGGCGGCCAGCCACTGCGCTGGTTGAGCTCACAGCCCGCGGCGAAGGAGCAGGCGCCCTGGGCACGCCCCGAGGAGAATGGCAATGTGGTGCCCTCCACTCTACGACAGTCGACAGCGCCGTCGACAGCAACGCAGGCACAGCCTGCAACGTTCTATCAGCCTCAGCTGGTGCAGAGTAATGGGCACGGAACAGCTTCTTCGCCCGGCCCGGCTGCTCAGCAAAACTTTGGCTCAACAGCCCAGCAGAGTGGACTACGCTTGCagatcaacagcaacaatgtaAACCAGAGTGGTCCCAAG GAGCGCATAATTCCCATTACACTGGAGCAAACCCCAACTTATGCCGCTGCGCAGCCCAACTTCGGTG GTTACAACAATTATCCAGCTTCAGGACCGTCTGCGCAGGTGCAACGCGTCGTGTCACCCACCCAGCATCATctgcatcagcaacaacagcagcagcaatttgtTAGTTCTAATAACATCAGCAATAATTCGACTCGCATTATACCCATTGCGATTGAAGGGGGACGCGGAGGTCCAGTCTCCCAATCACCAGTCGTGCTACAAAA CGATCCACGCTCACCGCCCATACAATCGAAATCGTTTAGAATATTGCAAAAGATAACCGACACAGTGGACGATGTCAGCAGCGATCCCAGGCAAGAGTCGCCCCACCTGCCGCAGCAGCCTCATTTGGAGGTGgagctgccgcagctgcagcgcccACAGTTCGCTCGCCAGATGAGCGCTCAGCAGGCGCGGAATAGTCCGACCATTGAGCAAATGCGGCGGCTGCAAATCGCGCAGGATCAACAGTCGGGCACGCCGCCAGCCTGGTGCCCGCAAG GTAACGGCGCGTCTGCTCAGAACCGCTTTACATCTCAGCGTTCTCCATACG ATtcagcccaacaacaacaacaacaatacgtGCCACCCAGTGAACAGCAGGCGCCGGAACCGAAGAAGTACACGGGCAGCGCAATACCGAGTCgatcatttaaaattttacagGCAATGACAACACCAGAGAATGCCG GCCCTGGACAATCGGATCTATAA
- the LOC6634274 gene encoding putative uncharacterized protein DDB_G0271606 isoform X10 — protein sequence MATSTLTATTSPSPAAGMKNPQLKRVVYSKYRELLGSYNDKANAIIETLPAYMVREDRGFQLELPLPHANANGHDKSSVDTYGQRGGGAAGGGGFEAPACVQNAMMTKDKKPFTYTPGGIDLSQIRSERMAKRLARNAQAEGAATGAAQQNRPSPQSPGSGGSAASSMGAAAMGMPFQVLPPPPPPQPQSQTGKNGNQVAAAAPPPPPPQQSTLAPPAGRGSAPGSPAAARKSPTPQRFEPPPLGFRPEIKIPPNPMAALRKVPPPVEKNTFWKDEYCKERSKSPLPESNQNGNDDYSNSNNNSNSNNISQDAVDGYKPTGNSYNNSNGNNSYSPYTPSSQQQPQSPSPKTPPLQQQLQQPTPPATPPQQQQQQQQQQPRQEFRSVAMPQSPAVNVYTRQTDSPRSPFELQQQQQRATESPFRFAQQQQQQQQPQQQQQSRPATAIYPLVQQQQSRPSPAISPLAQQQQQQQQTVPWRTQRPQPAAQQQQQPQQQQPTHSQPIYNNVQQQQQQQQQQQQQQRSRDVFSPARTEQQQQNFGTQQSPYQGAKPTNVGSLYIAPLAQPTEPQAQRLLLQQQQQLSGARDSPMRQVPQQQQQAQQQVGGQPLRWLSSQPAAKEQAPWARPEENGNVVPSTLRQSTAPSTATQAQPATFYQPQLVQSNGHGTASSPGPAAQQNFGSTAQQSGLRLQINSNNVNQSGPKERIIPITLEQTPTYAAAQPNFGGNGASAQNRFTSQRSPYDSAQQQQQQYVPPSEQQAPEPKKYTGSAIPSRSFKILQAMTTPENAGPGQSDL from the exons ATGGCCACCTCCACGCTAACGGCTACAACGTCTCCGAGTCCAGCTGCCGGCATGAAGAATCCGCAGCTGAAGCGCGTCGTCTATTCCAAGTATCGGGAGCTTCTGGGCTCGTACAATGATAAGGCCAATGCCATCATCGAGACGCTGCCCGCTTATATGGTACGAGAGGATCGCGGTTTTCAACtagagctgccgctgccacatGCCAATGCGAATGGCCATGACAAAAGCTCTGTGGATAC CTATGGACAACGAGGCGGGGGCGCCGCTGGAGGCGGTGGCTTTGAGGCACCCGCTTGTGTGCAAAACGCGATGATGACAAAAGACAAGAAGCCCTTCACCTATACGCCCGGCGGCATAGATCTCTCGCAAATCCGTTCGGAGCGCATGGCCAAGCGGCTGGCGCGCAATGCGCAAGCCGAGGGCGCCGCCACCGGTGCCGCCCAACAAAACAGACCCTCACCACAGTCGCCGGGCTCTGGTGGCAGCGCCGCCAGTTCTATGGGTGCCGCAGCCATGGGCATGCCGTTTCAggtgctgccgccgccaccgccaccgcagCCGCAGTCACAGACGGGTAAGAACGGTAACcaagttgcagcagcagcaccccCACCGCCACCCCCACAACAAAGTACATTAGCACCACCAGCGGGTCGAGGCAGTGCGCCCGGTTCGCCGGCTGCGGCGCGCAAGTCCCCAACTCCGCAACGTTTCGAGCCGCCGCCGCTAGGATTCCGGCCGGAGATCAAAATACCGCCCAACCCGATGGCGGCGCTGCGCAAGGTGCCGCCGCCGGTGGAGAAGAACACATTCTGGAAAGATGAATATTGCAAGGAGCGCTCCAAGAGCCCCCTGCCCGAGTCAAACCAGAACGGAAATGACgactacagcaacagcaacaacaacagcaacagcaacaacattagcCAAGATGCCGTTGATG GGTACAAACCAACtggcaacagctacaacaacagtaacggcaacaacagctacagccCATACACACCATCaagtcagcagcagccacaatcGCCCTCACCCAAAACACCGccgctgcagcaacagctgcaacagccaACGCCACCGGCAACAcccccacaacaacaacaacaacagcaacagcaacagccgcgTCAGGAGTTTCGCAGTGTGGCCATGCCACAGTCACCGGCTGTTAATGTCTATACGCGTCAAACGGACAGTCCGCGCTCGCCTTTCgagttgcaacagcagcagcagcgcgccACAGAGAGTCCCTTCCGCtttgcacagcagcaacagcaacaacagcaaccacaacagcagcaacagtcgcgTCCAGCCACGGCAATCTATCCGCTggtgcaacaacagcagtcaCGTCCATCGCCAGCTATTTCTCCACtggctcagcagcagcaacaacaacagcaaactgTTCCCTGGCGTACACAACGCCCCCAGCCcgctgcacaacaacaacagcaaccacagcagcagcagccaacgcATTCGCAGCCCATTTACAACAatgtgcaacagcaacagcaacaacaacaacaacagcagcaacagcaacgatcTCGCGATGTCTTCAGCCCCGCCCGAacggagcaacagcaacaaaacttTGGCACTCAGCAATCGCCATATCAAGGAGCTAAGCCG ACCAACGTTGGCTCGCTTTACATAGCTCCACTAGCGCAGCCCACGGAGCCGCAAGCACAGCGCCTcttgctgcagcaacagcagcagctgtcggGAGCTCGTGACTCGCCCATGCGGCAagtgccacagcagcagcagcaggcacagcaACAGGTTGGCGGCCAGCCACTGCGCTGGTTGAGCTCACAGCCCGCGGCGAAGGAGCAGGCGCCCTGGGCACGCCCCGAGGAGAATGGCAATGTGGTGCCCTCCACTCTACGACAGTCGACAGCGCCGTCGACAGCAACGCAGGCACAGCCTGCAACGTTCTATCAGCCTCAGCTGGTGCAGAGTAATGGGCACGGAACAGCTTCTTCGCCCGGCCCGGCTGCTCAGCAAAACTTTGGCTCAACAGCCCAGCAGAGTGGACTACGCTTGCagatcaacagcaacaatgtaAACCAGAGTGGTCCCAAG GAGCGCATAATTCCCATTACACTGGAGCAAACCCCAACTTATGCCGCTGCGCAGCCCAACTTCGGTG GTAACGGCGCGTCTGCTCAGAACCGCTTTACATCTCAGCGTTCTCCATACG ATtcagcccaacaacaacaacaacaatacgtGCCACCCAGTGAACAGCAGGCGCCGGAACCGAAGAAGTACACGGGCAGCGCAATACCGAGTCgatcatttaaaattttacagGCAATGACAACACCAGAGAATGCCG GCCCTGGACAATCGGATCTATAA